aagtacttttttactcttactcaagtaattattgggatgactactttttacttttacttgagtcatattattctgaagtaacagtacttttacttgagtacaatttttggctactctacccacctctagctgtaacgtaacaaagtggaagaaggggtctgaatactttccgaatgcactgtatgtactccATCACTGACCCAATAACCACCTCTACCCCCCCTCAGGCCAACATCCAAGGTCTCGGGGTCATTGGGGTCATCGAGTGTAACTTTCTGGAGCCCACCCACAACAAGCAGGATTTTGACAACACTGACAAATACAGGTAAGGACACCTGACAAATACAGGTAATGAGGAGAGTGCTCCATTCAAGAACATGTCCTAAGGAACTGTTTCCCACTGAATAAAACAAAACTATTTTGCGGCCATCTGCCCACACTCACTTTAAAGATGGTGTACTTTCAATAATCTAGCTGAATAAATCAGCACTAGGTGAActgttttatttcttattttctttGTGCAGGAAAACCATCAGCAACTTGGGGGTAAAGCTGGAGGACTACTGGAAAGAGATACGCTTTAAGAGAAACAAAGAAGATCCTAACAGCACCGTACCAGTGGAAGACACCATGTAAGTAAAACACTCCTCTGTTTTCCTTTCCTATGTCTATCCATCCCTCCCTTACTGGTTCTTCTGTGTATCTCTACACCCATAGGAAGCGTCCGGACCAGACCTGGGTGCAGTGTGGCACCTGCCTGCGCTGGAGGAAGCTGCCAGATGGGATTGATTGTAAACGGCTCCCAGAGGAGTGGTTCTGCCACATGAACCCTGACCCCCAGTTCAGGTGTGTCCCAAACCCACCTAGATCAAATAATAATACTTATAACAGGTGTTataaaatacactgagtataccaaatattaggaacaccttcctaatagtgAGTTGCACCtgccctttttgccctcagaacagcctcaatttgtcatgGTGTGGACTacgtgttgaaagcattccacagggatgctggcccatgttgactccaatgcttcccacagttgtgtcaagttggctggatgtcctttggttggtggaccattcttgatacacacgggaaactgttgcgcgtaaaaaacccagcagcgttgcagttcttgacacaaaccggtgcgcctggcacctactaccataccccgttcatagGCACTTAAATCATATGTCTTGACCATTCAcccactgaatggcacacatacacatttacatttacattttagtcatttagcagacgctcttatccagagcgactatacacaatccatgtctcagtcgtctcaaggcttaaagatccttctttaacctgtcttctccccttcatctacactgatttgaagtggatttaacaagtgacatcagtaagggatcatagctttcacctggtcagtctatgtcaaggaaagggcaggtgttcttaatgttttgtatactcagtgtatattgtctGTTCCCCCCCAATGTGTATGTGGCACAGTGTGCATGCCTACTTGCCAACTGGTGTGCATGCATttgtatgtgtgcttgtgtgtgttgaCGTTGCCACTACAGTATATGGCATTCAGTATCCCTTACCTTTCCAGGAGTTGCACGGTAGAGGAAGAGCCTGAAGACTCCAGTGATGACCAACCTTCATACCAGAAAACCCACAAGCAACAGTGAGAACCCTACCATATACTGTATCAATGATGCTGCATCTAAATATATTTGTAATGCATAACTGAACATGTAGGCTATTTGCAGATAATGGACCTTGAGGCTGAAACATGCATCGTTATTTTGTCTATGCATGGAGTGAAAAAAAAACGTTAGGCCTTCCGCAAAATGCGACATGTTTACCATACTGGTTCACGGCACAAGTTGCTTGAGTTTTCATGATGCTGAGAGTTTTCCCACCACAATACTTACAGTTGGTAGAAGCCAGGCCATTTATTCTAGTGAGAAACATTAGCATTCCTACCGACCGTTTTACTCGACGCAGGTTTTTTAAAAATTCTGTAACATGTAGCCGACAACACGGCCAAATAGCCGACAACTGCGTGTATATGTTTCAACTTATTTACTATCAAACGCAAAATAGCTAGCTGGCATAGGTAACAGCATGCTTGCAGTCATCTGTCAAATCGCATGTGTATATAAATAAGgatgaatgagcaggtgttcagACTAGAAAAGTGTAAAGCCCAAAGAAAACTTGACAGATTCATGTGCAAGTGAGCTGTTGCCTTCATTTTACAACACAGTAGGCAAGACGTTAACATTGTATATAGGCTATTCTATAGAATGTATAGAATGTCAGCAGGTGAGATTAATGCAATTACTGCTTTTCATGTTAAATTTAATTAAATCTCAATGGTGCCAGTGTTTTTTTTCTATGTCAGTCAATCTGTGTTCTGTTTCACAGTGAAAGGAACACCAAAATGAAGCAACAGGTCAgcagtctgtgtgtctgtccatcagtgtatacactatatatacaaaggtatgtggacaccccttcaaattagtgtattcggctagttcagccacatccattgctgacaggtccataaaatcgagcacaccgccatgcaatctccatagacaaacattgtcagtagaatggccttactgaagagctcattgactttaaacgtggcaccgtcataggatgctacctttacaaaaaaagtcagtttgtcaaatttctgccctgttagagctgccccggtcaactgtaaatgctcttattgtgaagtggaaacgtctaggagcaacaatggctcagcagcgaagtggtaggccatacaagctcacagaacgggaccggcgagtgctgaagcgcgtagctcgtaaaagtcgtctgtcctcggttgcaacactcactaccgagttacaaactgcctctggaagcaacgtcagcacaataactgttagtcgggagcttcatgaaatgggtttccatggccgagcagccgcacacaagcctaagatcaccacgcgcaatgccaagcatcggctggagtggtgtaaagcttgccgccattggactctggagcagtggaaacacgttctctggagtgatgactcACGCTTCAccttctggcagtccgacggaagaatctgggtttggcggacgccaggagaatgctacctaccccaatgcatagtgccaactgtaaagtttggtggaggaggaataatggtctggggctgtttttcatggttcatgctaggccccttagttccagtgaagggaaatcgtaacgctacagcatacaatgacattctagatgattctgtgcttccaactttgtggcaacagtttggggaaggccctttcctgtttcagcatgacaatgcccccgtgcacaaagcaaagtccagagccctgacctcaaccccatcgaacacctttgggatgaattggaacgccgactgtgagccaggcctaatcacccaacatcagtgcccgacctcactaatgctcttgtggctgaatggaagcaagtccccgcagcaatgttccaacgtctagtggaaagccttaccagaagagcggaggctgttatagcagcaaaggggggaccaactccatattaatgcccatgattttggaatgagatgttagacaagcaggtgtccacatacttttagtcatgtagtgtTTGTCACATCCTGGTTCATGATTATGTTATGCCCACAAATGTTTTGTTCTCGCTTACATTTTGTGTACCCTACCCAAACTACCCTGTTGTGTACGTCCTAATGCCGTGTGTGTGTCAGAATGAAGATGAGcagaagaaggcagagcagaTGAATGCGCTGGCTCAGAAGAACAAGACTCTGAAGCACCAGAGGATCTCTCACCTCACAAAAGCAGGTAAGTCTACTGTACgagctgtgtgtgcatgtgtgatgttgatggggatgtttttaataaTATAGGTATTGATAtaaatgtgtgtgtctcttcatagGGACCAGCCCTTCCTCCAAAAATATGTCCCTCATCTCTAGCGTGTGCTCTCTGTCTACCCCTCCAGCCCCGTCAACCCCTCCAGCCCCGTCAACCCCTCCAGCCCCGTCAACCCCTCCAGCCCCGTCAACCCTTACGACCCCTTCAAGGTAGGCCCACTGTCTGAGTGGTAGTGTCTCTCCTCCCTTgtatgcgctctctctctctctcgtagtgTTTGTAGTTCATATCATTGCCACAGGGGACAGAGACATTTTGTCAATAATCCTCATTATTAGTTCAATAGTGCATCATGTGATAACCCCCATACCCCCTCTGTAGAATGAAGAGAAAACTGGCCATGACCCCTGAAAGTGAGACAAAAAGACCCAGGGTGAATGGTTTCTACAACAACACCCCCATGGAGACTGCATCACCGGCTGCAGAGACATCCATGTCATCCACGTCAGTCGTCATCCCTATTGACGATGACGTTATGATCTTGGAGACCAACAGCACCCCTATTCAAAATAAGGCAACCTTTGACCTTGCAACAGTAAAATCAGAGAGCAGGGCCATGGAGACACCTTCTGGTACTGGCAACATTAAGACCAGCTGCACAGGAAcaagctctgtggagatgggaactGCAGTGACCAACTACTTCCCTCCACCACCTTCCTCAGAGCAGGTGAGCATCACCACCCAGACAGAGATACGGAGCAAAGTGAAGTGCGAAGATGAGGAGGACAAGAAGAAGAGGGAGCAGGAGGAAAAAGGTAGAGACAGAACCGAACCAGGCCCCTCCACACCAAGCCCATCCTCTGCTGGCCCATCCACACCAGGCCCATCCTCTGCTGGCCCATCCTCTTCTGGCCCATCTGCCCCAGACCCATCAGACCGTCCTATGCTTGACTTCCGTAACCTGTCAGAGGCCCAGGAGCAGCAGGACCAGCTGCTGGAGCTCATGCAGGCTGCAGCCCACGAGAGGGACCAGTTCAAGGAGCAAGTCAACAAGCTGACCTCCCAGCTCCATGACCTAGAGGGCAGCATGCAGAGGCTCTCCCAGGCCACTGTGAAGAGCGAGCACTGCCACCAGGCCTGTCAGACTGAAGAAGGAGAGCAGTCGGAGAGGATGAAGGTCAGTGACCAACTGGCCATCTTGTAGCCTCATATAGATTTGTATGTATGCTGTTGATATTTAATAAGGAAGATTTGCCCAGCAGCTGTCGGTACAGTTAGTATTTGGGAAATGGACAATGCAGTGTGCGAAAGAACATTGCCAGGGTGTCTATCTGATATCTTCTTCCTCTCCACATAATCTTTTTTCATCATCCCCTCTGTGTCCCTGCTTGCTCCCCAATTTACAGGTGGAGattatagaggaggagaggggtaaccTCTGGTCCCTTTGTGAGACGCTGCAGCAGGACGTGGTggagctgaggagagagaaacaagagtgggagagagagaaacaggagagagaggcagcTCAGGCAGCAGCTGCCCaggcagagaggggagatggagaggccACTAGTGCTGCTAATGGCTCGACCTCGGAGACGCCCCAGATGTGAGGATAAGATTTTCAGTGTGCGAAATAACTTTTGTTTCCTTCAGTATTCATTTCTGACAGTGTACATGTTGAAcaatctgtctgtttttctgtctctctctctcagactgagGGAGCTTCGGAAGAGCGTTGGTCGTCTCCTGGTCACGTTTGTCCCAGCGCTGGACCTCGAACAAGTAAACTACGACTGTTCAGTCATTGACGAGATCCTCGACCAGGTTCTTACTGACGTGGAGTCCATGGGGCCTGTGTAGGGGCCTGTGGGCAGGATATggatggaggggttgtcatccatCTAACTCTGTAAGGCGAGGCAGACATGGGGATGGTCACAGATAATTCCTGCCTCTCCTTTTACCTCAGGTTTCTTACACTTTTTAAACTTATTTTACAAGCGAAAAAGGAAATGAACACacgaccccataatgacaaagtgaaaacaggttacataagtattctgaccttttgctatgagacttgaaattgagctcaggtgcatcctgtttccattgatcatccttgagatgtttctacaacttgattggagtccacctgtgtaaattcaattgattggacatgatttggaaaggcacacaccttttgaaggtccccaagaacaaagtggcctccatcattattaaatggaataagtttggaaccaccaagactcttcctagagctggccgcccggccaaactgagcaattgggggagaagggccttggtcagggaggtgaccaagaacctgatggtcactctggcagagctccagagttcctctgtggagatgggagaaccttccagaaggacaaccatctctgcagcaccaccaatcaggcctttatggaagagtggccagacggaagccactcctcagtaaaaagcacatgacagcccacttggagtttgccaaaaggcacctacaggactctcagaccatgagaaacaaggttctctggtctgatgaaaccaagattgaattctttggcctgaataccatgcgtcacgtctggaggaaatctggcaccatccctacagtgaagcatggtggtggcagcatcatgctgtggggatgtttttcagcggcagggactggaagactagtcaggatcgagggaaagatgaatggagcaaagtacagagagatccttgatgaaatccgctcagactggggtgaaggttcatcttccaacaggacaacgaccctaagcacacagccaagacaacgcaggagtggcttcgggacaagtctctgaatgtccatgagtggcccagccagagcccggacttgaacctgatctaacatctctgaagagacctgaaaatagctgtgcagcgacactccacattcaacctgacagagcttgagaggatctgcagagaagaatgggagaaactccccaaatacaggtgtgccaagcttgtagcgtcatacccaagaagactcaaggctgtaatcgctgccaaaggtgcttcaacaaagtactgagtaaagggtctgaatacttatgtaaatgtgatatcagaaagtattcacaccctttgactttttccacattttgttgtgttacagcctgaatttaaaatggattacatttagattttttgtgaCTAAAAACATAATTGGGTATTGGGTATAGACCCAATACCCAATGTccgtggaattatgttttttgtcatttttaaaaattaataaaaaatgaaatgctgaaatgtcttgattcaataagtattcaaccacttttttttttttatggcaagcctaagttcaggagtaaaaatgtgctgaagttgcatggactctgtgtgcaataatagtgtttaatatgatttttgaatgactacctcatttctgcacccctcagtcgagcagtgcatttcaaacacagattcaaccacaaagaccagaggtTTTCCAATGTTTCGCAATGAAGGGTACCTATTGGTAAAACAAAaataacagacattgaatatccctttgagcatggtgaagttattcattatacgttggatgtatcaatacacccagtcactacaaagatacaggtgtccttcctaaatcagttgccagagaggagggaaatcactcagggatttcaccatgaggccaatggtgactttaaaacagttacagagtttaatgactgataggagaaaactgaggatggatcaacaacattgtagttactccacaatactaacctagttgacagagtgaaaagaatgaaggctgaacagaatacaaatattcccaaTCATGCGTCCTGCTTGCAACAAGACACaaaagatggcatagcagtgcggtcgtgtttttctGTAGTCttcatgtaaatagccagttttttttttgttggtctttttcgtatatatttctcaatctcactttccatcctttaactaaatatactttcctgcaacccgcctcacccaatgtggaacggattctattatttcttcatacatttctatccagaacctctggctgaaactagccagctaactagctacttgctattagccactgttagcggtcttcaccattgtccgtggcctgcactacctaccagccagctctagcctggacaattatcggccagtgcACAGTCAGCGCGATGTGcaatcgagccagagcatatcggattttctgccggaattactgaatcactggaccttaacaccggatcatcgcaactagctagctgcaaccgaatggctgttgtcattgttggctaatcaccactgtcctgaagctaaccccagttagccttgagctagtcTCGAGCCAGCCCCatctcaacctctctttcataacgtctgagatccccagagattggaaagctgccgcggtcatccccctcttcaaagg
The Coregonus clupeaformis isolate EN_2021a chromosome 40, ASM2061545v1, whole genome shotgun sequence genome window above contains:
- the LOC121571652 gene encoding MORC family CW-type zinc finger protein 3 isoform X2, with protein sequence MASQRGVPTSKLCPKFLHTNSTSHTWPFSAIAELIDNAYDPDVNAMQFWIDKTQIKGQDCLIFMDNGHGLDYEKMHKMLSFGYSDKKVICGKHPIGLYGNGFKSGSMRLGRDAIVFSKLQDGDTMQVGMLSQSYLGQIKADEIIVPIISFQCVPHSQFCVNEKHKASLQDILRYSLFNTENELLEELEAISSTGFSGTRIIVWNLRRTLTGPTEFDFTTSSDDIKIPLDVLESTSEQYRRSELLTKPESYYSLRAYCRILYLKPRMQIIIRGQKVKTELISKSLAYIAKDHYKPNFVNSRIPITFGYNTKSKDQYGIMMYHKNRLIKAYERVGVQLKANIQGLGVIGVIECNFLEPTHNKQDFDNTDKYRKTISNLGVKLEDYWKEIRFKRNKEDPNSTVPVEDTMKRPDQTWVQCGTCLRWRKLPDGIDCKRLPEEWFCHMNPDPQFRSCTVEEEPEDSSDDQPSYQKTHKQHERNTKMKQQNEDEQKKAEQMNALAQKNKTLKHQRISHLTKAAPSTPPAPSTPPAPSTLTTPSRMKRKLAMTPESETKRPRVNGFYNNTPMETASPAAETSMSSTSVVIPIDDDVMILETNSTPIQNKATFDLATVKSESRAMETPSGTGNIKTSCTGTSSVEMGTAVTNYFPPPPSSEQVSITTQTEIRSKVKCEDEEDKKKREQEEKGRDRTEPGPSTPSPSSAGPSTPGPSSAGPSSSGPSAPDPSDRPMLDFRNLSEAQEQQDQLLELMQAAAHERDQFKEQVNKLTSQLHDLEGSMQRLSQATVKSEHCHQACQTEEGEQSERMKVEIIEEERGNLWSLCETLQQDVVELRREKQEWEREKQEREAAQAAAAQAERGDGEATSAANGSTSETPQILRELRKSVGRLLVTFVPALDLEQVNYDCSVIDEILDQVLTDVESMGPV
- the LOC121571652 gene encoding MORC family CW-type zinc finger protein 3 isoform X1, whose protein sequence is MASQRGVPTSKLCPKFLHTNSTSHTWPFSAIAELIDNAYDPDVNAMQFWIDKTQIKGQDCLIFMDNGHGLDYEKMHKMLSFGYSDKKVICGKHPIGLYGNGFKSGSMRLGRDAIVFSKLQDGDTMQVGMLSQSYLGQIKADEIIVPIISFQCVPHSQFCVNEKHKASLQDILRYSLFNTENELLEELEAISSTGFSGTRIIVWNLRRTLTGPTEFDFTTSSDDIKIPLDVLESTSEQYRRSELLTKPESYYSLRAYCRILYLKPRMQIIIRGQKVKTELISKSLAYIAKDHYKPNFVNSRIPITFGYNTKSKDQYGIMMYHKNRLIKAYERVGVQLKANIQGLGVIGVIECNFLEPTHNKQDFDNTDKYRKTISNLGVKLEDYWKEIRFKRNKEDPNSTVPVEDTMKRPDQTWVQCGTCLRWRKLPDGIDCKRLPEEWFCHMNPDPQFRSCTVEEEPEDSSDDQPSYQKTHKQHERNTKMKQQNEDEQKKAEQMNALAQKNKTLKHQRISHLTKAAPSTPPAPSTPPAPSTPPAPSTLTTPSRMKRKLAMTPESETKRPRVNGFYNNTPMETASPAAETSMSSTSVVIPIDDDVMILETNSTPIQNKATFDLATVKSESRAMETPSGTGNIKTSCTGTSSVEMGTAVTNYFPPPPSSEQVSITTQTEIRSKVKCEDEEDKKKREQEEKGRDRTEPGPSTPSPSSAGPSTPGPSSAGPSSSGPSAPDPSDRPMLDFRNLSEAQEQQDQLLELMQAAAHERDQFKEQVNKLTSQLHDLEGSMQRLSQATVKSEHCHQACQTEEGEQSERMKVEIIEEERGNLWSLCETLQQDVVELRREKQEWEREKQEREAAQAAAAQAERGDGEATSAANGSTSETPQILRELRKSVGRLLVTFVPALDLEQVNYDCSVIDEILDQVLTDVESMGPV
- the LOC121571652 gene encoding MORC family CW-type zinc finger protein 3 isoform X3, with product MQFWIDKTQIKGQDCLIFMDNGHGLDYEKMHKMLSFGYSDKKVICGKHPIGLYGNGFKSGSMRLGRDAIVFSKLQDGDTMQVGMLSQSYLGQIKADEIIVPIISFQCVPHSQFCVNEKHKASLQDILRYSLFNTENELLEELEAISSTGFSGTRIIVWNLRRTLTGPTEFDFTTSSDDIKIPLDVLESTSEQYRRSELLTKPESYYSLRAYCRILYLKPRMQIIIRGQKVKTELISKSLAYIAKDHYKPNFVNSRIPITFGYNTKSKDQYGIMMYHKNRLIKAYERVGVQLKANIQGLGVIGVIECNFLEPTHNKQDFDNTDKYRKTISNLGVKLEDYWKEIRFKRNKEDPNSTVPVEDTMKRPDQTWVQCGTCLRWRKLPDGIDCKRLPEEWFCHMNPDPQFRSCTVEEEPEDSSDDQPSYQKTHKQHERNTKMKQQNEDEQKKAEQMNALAQKNKTLKHQRISHLTKAAPSTPPAPSTPPAPSTPPAPSTLTTPSRMKRKLAMTPESETKRPRVNGFYNNTPMETASPAAETSMSSTSVVIPIDDDVMILETNSTPIQNKATFDLATVKSESRAMETPSGTGNIKTSCTGTSSVEMGTAVTNYFPPPPSSEQVSITTQTEIRSKVKCEDEEDKKKREQEEKGRDRTEPGPSTPSPSSAGPSTPGPSSAGPSSSGPSAPDPSDRPMLDFRNLSEAQEQQDQLLELMQAAAHERDQFKEQVNKLTSQLHDLEGSMQRLSQATVKSEHCHQACQTEEGEQSERMKVEIIEEERGNLWSLCETLQQDVVELRREKQEWEREKQEREAAQAAAAQAERGDGEATSAANGSTSETPQILRELRKSVGRLLVTFVPALDLEQVNYDCSVIDEILDQVLTDVESMGPV